The DNA sequence GCCTAGCCGCGGAGAGGGGATAGTCTGGGAGatttacatgtttttgttttgaaataatttgtaaactCTGATGAGAGGCTATGTTATTATGTTCAACTTTATGATTTACGAACTTTGAGTATATTTGGAATTAATTAGAATGTTTTAATTTCCCGCGTTTTCGGGAAATAAGGTTTCATTAAATGCAGTGtaattagttatgttatttattttaaaaaaaattgtaatatcctgacgggatgttacatttggtatcagagcaatcgttttcaaaagattttggggtctatggggagtgagcttaccgTGTGTGCTTGTGAGATCATTTTGATCATGGTTTGTTATCTAACTTTTGGTACAAAGTCTTAACCAAAGTTGTTTGATGTGAACAGTTATATGTGGCGTGCTCAGGCTATGGCAAATAGGCGGAGGAGGAATAATGTTGGGGCTGATGAGATCGCACAGGCGATACATCAGATGGTAGATGTAATGCAGCGCAACCTAGAGCCGTGGTAGCACCCACACGCCCGGTGTCGATGGAGGACTTTATGAGGCATAAGCTCTCAAAATTCATGGGAAAATCCACTCCAGATGAAGCCGATGCTTGGCTCAGAGAGTGTGAGAAAATCTGTAGAGTGATCGATTGCACAAATGCTCAGAAGCTCGCATTTGTCTCATCCCTGCTGGTAGCTGACGCAGAATACTGGTGGGCAGGCATTCAGCAGCTCATGCAAACCCGGGGCGAGGAGGTTACCTGGACTTCCTTCACGGCGAGATTTCTGGAGAAATATTTTCCAGACAGTGCCAAGCACGAGAGAGAGGCGGAATTCCTCACGTTCCAGTAGGGGAACCTGACTGTGCAGGCATACACAGACATATTTGAGTACTTGGCCAGGTTCTACTCGCCCACTGTCACCGAGGAGTGGAGATGCAAAAAATATGAGGGCGGGCTGAAACACGAGCTGCGCCGTTTTATTGTACCTCTCCGGATCAGGGAGTTTCCAGTCTTGGTGGAGCAGGCCAAGGCTGTAGAGCAGTTGGAGATGGGGCCCAATAGAGGGGCTCGACCTTAGAAGACTACCTCTGATTCACGGCAGTAGAAGAAGCCGTATGACAGGCCACAAAGTTCGGTTAAGAAACTGCAGTGCTACAACTGTGGTGGGCAGCTTCTTCGGAGGGATTGTCTAAAACCCTCAGGCAGCTCTAGTGGTGGTGGTATGACTAGCAAGTGTTACGTTTGTGATCAGACGGGCCATTTCGCACGTCACTGCCCGAATAAGAAACCAGCTAGAGGTGCACCAACGAAGAAACCAGTCGGGGATCGACCTAGAGCCCCAGGTTGTGTATTCGCCTTGACGACTACCGAGGTAGCCCAGTCATGTAACTTAGTACAGACTACTTGTTTGTTGTTTGATCACGAGGTTATTGTGTTGTATGACGCAGGAGATACCCATTCTCGTATCCaatgaatgtgtgaggaggctcGGTCTGGTGATGCGAGAGCTGGCGTGCGAGTTAATAGTTGTGACACCAGCATTtggagaggtatccaccacgTCTGTTTGTGTGGGATGCCCTATGGAGGTGGCAGGCTGCaggttcaaggtgaatctcatCTGCATACCAATGGAAGGGTTGGACGTGATTATGGGTATGGATTGGTTGGCCAGCAACCATGTGGTAATCGATTGCGGGCAACACAGGGTGGTATTCCCAGATGTAGAAGGATTGGAATTGATATCATCCAACCAAGCAAAGAAGGAGATTGAAGCGGGAGCTACATGTTTTATGATAGTAGCTCAGACGAAGAAGAAGAGTATTGTAGAGAAGATTAGTATGATTCCAGTGGTAGATGAATACGCAGATGTCTTCCCTGATGAAATCCTAGAGTTGCCACCAAGTAGGGATGTGGATTCCaccattgatctcatccctggGGTTGGCCTAGTATCTATGGCACCGTATCGGATGGCGCCAGTTGAATTAGCAGAGTTGAAGAAGCAGATTGAGGATCTGCTTGAAAAGAAGTTTATCCGACCGAGTGCATCACCATGGAGAGCATCGGTGCTGCTAGTGAAAAAGAAGGACGATAGTTCTAGATTGTGTGTAGATTATTGTCAGTTGAATAAGATGACtataaagaataagtacccaTTGCCCAAAATTGACGATTTGTTGGATCAATTGAGGGGAGCAGCTgtgttctctaagattgacttaaggtctggatatcatcagatcttagtcaaaccagaggatgtgcagaagacaACATTCATGTGTCGCTACGgtcactatgagtatgtggtgatGCCGTTTAGGGTGACGAATGCGCCTGCTctattcatggactacatgaataggATATTTCAGCCGTATCTAGATTAGTTTGTCGTTGTATTCATTGACGACATACTGATATATTCTGAGAGTATAGAAGAACACGCAGATCATCTACGAGTGGTATTGGAGGTACTGAGAGAGCATAAAATGTATGGGAAACTGTCGAAGTGTGAGTTCTGGCTGGAAAAGGTACAGTTTTTTGGTCATGTAATCTCAGCCCAAGGAATCGCAGCGGACCCAGCGAAGATTGAAACGGTGGTGAAGTGGGAAAGGCCACAGACCGTAACTGAGGTGAGGAGCTTCTTGGGCCTGGCAGGTTATTACAGGCACTTTGTGGAAGGGTTCTCCAAGATGTTGAGTCCATTGACTTAACTCACCAGGAAGGACCCGCCTTTCTCTTGGACAGACGAGTGTGAAGTCTGTTTTGAGGATATGAAGAGGAGATTGACCACTGCACCTATATTAGCTATCCCAGACACAACCAAGATGTTTGAGGTGTATTGTGATGCTTCATACCAAGGCTTGGGGTGTGTGTTGTTGCAGGAGAAATGACCTGTTGCTTATGCATCTCACCAGCTGAAGGTACACAAGAAGAACTACCCTACACATGATTTGGAATTGGCTGCGGTAGTTTTTGCTCTCAAGATgtggaggcactacttgtacGGTTCACAGTTTCAAGTGTTCAATGAtcataaaagtttgaagtacttatttgatcagaaagagctgaatatgagacAGAGACGTTGGATGGAGTACTTGAAAGACTATGATTTTGAGCTTCTATACCATCCAGGTAAAGCCAATGTAGTTGCTGACaccttgagtaggaagagagTTCATATGTCTACTTTGATGATGAAGGAGTTGGAGCTTATCGAGAAACTACGAGATATGAACTTGAATCTATACATAGGTGCTGATCATATACGGTGCAACATGTTACAAATCACTAATGAGTTCTTAGATGAGGTGAGGGAGGAATAGGGTAAAGATCAAGAACTGCAGCAAATAGTGAGTGAGTTAGGCACCGAGAAGAGAAAAGACTTCAGGATAGGCAGAGATGGTATCCTGAGATTCAGGGAGAGAGTGTGTGTACCTCGCAGTCGGGTCTTGAGGAAGatgctcttggatgaagggcataagagtcgtcttagcatacatccaggtatgactaagatgtacaaggACTTGAAAGCGACCTTCTAGTGGACGGGTATGAAGACTGATGTGGCCGACTATGTCGCTTCTTGTTTAGTATGCCAGAAGGTGAAGATTGAGCACTAGAGGTCGGGTGGCACGTTGGAGCCTCTTGACATTCCCCaatggaaatgggacaacatttccatggattttgtcACGCACTTGCTGCGGTCTGTGAGAGGACATGACTCGATCTAGGTTATTGTAGACAGACTGACGAAGTGTGTGCACTTCCTATCGATTAATCAAAAGATGACTATGGACAAGTTGGCAGATCTATATGTCCGAGAAGTGGTCAGACTACATGGAGTGCCTGCTAGTATTGTGTTGGACAGAGACCCAAGGTTCACATCAAGATTTTGGCAAGCACTGCATAATGCCTTGGGTACCCAACTGAGAATGAGCTCAACATATCACCCTCAGACGGATGGGCAGTCTGAGAGAACCATATAGTCACTGGAAGACTTGTAGAGGACTTCTGTGTTAGATCACCTGGGTACGTGGAGTGACATGTTGCCATTGGTGGAGTTCACGTACAATAATAGCTATCATTCCAGCATCAGGATGACACCATACGAGGCATTGTATGGTAGGAGATGCAGGACTCCATTGTGTTGGCAGCAGCATGGGGAGTCAGTGGTGCTTGGGCCAGAGTTCTTGCAGTAAACCACTGAGAAAGTGAAGGTGATACAAGACCGTATGCGTACGACTCAGAGTCGACAGAAGTCTTATGCAAATAAGAGGAGGAGGCCACTTGAGTTTTAGGAgggtgatcatgtattcctcCGGGTTACCCCGACAACAGGTATTGGGAGAGCTCTCAAGTCGAGGAAGCTGACTCCTAGATTCATGGGGCCATACCAAATtacgaggaggattggaccagcAGCTTATGAGATTGCCTTGCCACCTCACCTGGCAAATCTGCACAACGTCTTCCATGTATCACAACTGAGGAAGTATGTGGCAGACCCTACTCATGTGCTAGAACAAGACGATGTTCAGGTGTGCGAGAATCTAACTATAGGGGTTGGACTGGTGAGAATTCtggattctcaagtcaaacagctcagagggaaggagattcAGATTGTGAAGGTCCTCTAGGACGAGGCAACCTaggagatgacttgggagatggaaGACCTCATGAGGAAGTCATATCCTCACCTGTTTGttggtaagttctctttttcgaggacgaaaaatttctaggtggggggaatgtaagatccacggaatttaattaattaaataaataattaattataaatgggGGTAGGCAGtgtatttatgacattaaattctaatgagtatgacgtgaaaaagtattagcttaattggttgagagtactttataagtgtgaaaggacttgggttcgagtcctatgtgtgttaTTGGTGTGTTGGTTGACTtcttgatgagtgcgtatttttgccctcatttattgtttaattctgggtatttaattgaatttgtgtgcttaaagatcaatttaattgggatttcctataattgggtttattgagcatgagatacaaaaacaagttaaaaatagctttttagttgcataaatgttatttggatattttgaggtgtgttagtgcagctgcagtgTGGAAATGctttgattaaagcttcatgacaccttaaagataaatccaaggtactgctaaaccaagaagagaggaacaaaaaaattggacgttgcggttttctttatctttatgatagaaaataatttgggaaaaatatatctttagatattttatttgatatttttaaataattatgttatttaattatatcataaaatattaaaagataataactaccaaatttttttaaatatgacaagatcttcttgaatctttttagttccacaacaaacaaatatatcttgaagatattggattatttagaaaataatttaaggagattgcaaatggttgatttggaaaattaatacaaatactaattggtgataatttatcatatatatttaattaattaattaatttaattatattagatattgatattatcaaccaattatatttgtcaaatagtctatatctctccaaatatttttaaatatttctctttatctttattttaaaagatatttgagagattttagcaacagaaaatcctagtccaattcctatataaagagaccaagggagaagtgaaaagaaaaaagctggggacttcggagtttaggaacccttaggggggcctaatttcgtttcctttctctttatattcttcttctatttttacttcgcattcatggagttctaaatttcttgggttgcttccattgtaatttcttaattggattctgaggttagatcaattaatttgtttgatcttttgattcttgttgagatttattttcatctatgtc is a window from the Vigna unguiculata cultivar IT97K-499-35 chromosome 7, ASM411807v1, whole genome shotgun sequence genome containing:
- the LOC114191203 gene encoding uncharacterized protein LOC114191203 — encoded protein: MDKLADLYVREVVRLHGVPASIVLDRDPRFTSRFWQALHNALGIGRALKSRKLTPRFMGPYQITRRIGPAAYEIALPPHLANLHNVFHVSQLRKYVADPTHVLEQDDVQVCENLTIGVGLVRILDSQVKQLRGKEIQIVKVL
- the LOC114191201 gene encoding uncharacterized protein LOC114191201, which gives rise to MEDFMRHKLSKFMGKSTPDEADAWLRECEKICRVIDCTNAQKLAFVSSLLVADAEYWWAGIQQLMQTRGEEVTWTSFTARFLEKYFPDSAKHEREAEFLTFQFYSPTVTEEWRCKKYEGGLKHELRRFIVPLRIREFPVLVEQAKAVEQPQSSVKKLQCYNCGGQLLRRDCLKPSGSSSGGGMTSKCYVCDQTGHFARHCPNKKPARGAPTKKPVGDRPRAPGCEIPILVSNECVRRLGLVMRELACELIVVTPAFGEVSTTSVCVGCPMEVAGCRFKVNLICIPMEGLDVIMGMDWLASNHVVIDCGQHRVVFPDVEGLELISSNQAKKEIEAGATCFMIVAQTKKKSIVEKISMIPVVDEYADVFPDEILELPPSRDVDSTIDLIPGVGLVSMAPYRMAPVELAELKKQIEDLLEKKFIRPSASPWRASVLLVKKKDDSSRLCVDYCQLNKMTIKNKYPLPKIDDLLDQLRGAAVFSKIDLRVTNAPALFMDYMNRIFQPYLD